Genomic DNA from uncultured Desulfuromusa sp.:
TTTGTCAGGGGGGCCATCGGAAGATAGTCATTATCTGCTGACGACCGCTCCGCTTATCATGATCGATGGCAGTGCTGGTATCGTTGCCCAGTTTAAAGACATCACCAGCCGTAAAAAAACTGAGAAAGAGCTTGAACAAGCGAATATCGCACTGGAAAAGATAGCTCTCATTGATGGCCTGACTCAAATTGCCAATCGACGTTGTTTTGATGATACCCTGGCTAAAGAATGGTTACGCCTCAAGCGGACCGGTCAACCTATCAGTCTTCTTCTTGGTGATCTTGACGACTTCAAGAAATTTAATGATCATTATGGTCATCAAGCCGGTGATGATTGCCTGCGAGAGGTTGGTGCCGCATTAGCTGAATCTGTTCTGCGTCCTGCAGATCTGGTCGCTCGTTACGGAGGGGAAGAGTTTGTTTTATTGCTTCCTGAGGTTGCATCCGCTGGTGCGGTGAAGGTTGCGGAGCGGGTCCTTGAAGCGATACAGGCGCTGCAAATTCCCCACCAGACTTCAGGGGTGAGCAGTACTGTTTCCATCAGTCTTGGAGTGGCAACTCTAATTCCAAGTGAGAATCAACAGCCTGATGCTTTGATTTCTCTGGCTGATGGGGCCCTTTATCGTGCCAAAGAGCAGGGGCGAAATAGAGTTCTTGTCGCCCGGAATTGACGCCTTTGCAAAGATTTCTTCTAAAGGCAGAACCGGATATTTTCAGCTTATTTAGACCCAATAATCCTTGAGTGATCCCCATTTCTCAATTCTGCATGTGAAGTTCCGATGGTTGCTTCTGAGGCATAAAGTGCTATGCTTTTGTCTGCACGTTTATTTTTATAACCTGTTAAATAACGCAATATTTTCACATCACATCTGGACTTTGCCACAATCTGACGTTCCAGGATAGTGATTTACTAAAACCTGTCAAGGAGGAAGAAATGCCGGAATTTGGTCACCCTTTCAGTGTTCTCAAGCAGGATCGCTTGCTGACCCACTCAGAGTTAGTTCGTGCTATACGCTTTATGGTTTCTGCTGAATACGAAGCGATCCAGCTTTATCAACAGCTTGCAGAATCAACGGATAATGTCCTGGCCCAAAAGGTTCTCATCGATATCGCCGATGAAGAAAAAGTTCATGCCGGGGAATTTTTACGTCTTTTGAAAGAACTTGATCCTGAAGAAGAAAAATTTTATCAGGAGGGAGCCCAGGAAGTTGAAGAAGAGTTTCTGGGAATGACATCGGAAAACAACAACGGAGTCGCACCCTCTTCAGGAGGACAAGGATTGGGAATCGGCAGTTTAAAAAAATAGGCAATTTTAGAGGAGAAATATATTTATGGACTTACTACGCAGAGAACTTGCTCCCATCAGTCCAAAAGGCTGGGATGAAATCGATTCGATGGCAAAAGAAACTTTGGTTGCTACTTTGTCCGGGCGGAAATATATAGATATTGATGGCCCCCATGGAATTGGCCACGCTTGCGTAACTCTTGGGCGTTTGTCTCTTCCTAAGACGC
This window encodes:
- a CDS encoding diguanylate cyclase, which produces MAASKKHLEKKILQLEKENQSLRELNEKLNRIQVSYEKILGENNSSLLRSDMACMQLEQIFSAYTDPMWVLREDGRIIRVNGAMLEMLDKSEDEVLGKTCVNFLRHDLCRNTTCPLKSRNNANTNEVDIYLSGGPSEDSHYLLTTAPLIMIDGSAGIVAQFKDITSRKKTEKELEQANIALEKIALIDGLTQIANRRCFDDTLAKEWLRLKRTGQPISLLLGDLDDFKKFNDHYGHQAGDDCLREVGAALAESVLRPADLVARYGGEEFVLLLPEVASAGAVKVAERVLEAIQALQIPHQTSGVSSTVSISLGVATLIPSENQQPDALISLADGALYRAKEQGRNRVLVARN
- a CDS encoding ferritin family protein, with the protein product MPEFGHPFSVLKQDRLLTHSELVRAIRFMVSAEYEAIQLYQQLAESTDNVLAQKVLIDIADEEKVHAGEFLRLLKELDPEEEKFYQEGAQEVEEEFLGMTSENNNGVAPSSGGQGLGIGSLKK